tccagaataaaaCCAGATTTGTGCACaaaacttaagtcacgctatatagaatccacggGTATATGTagttattttctctgtccctagagggctcacactgtacttggggcaatggagggttaagtgacttccccaaggtcacaaggagctacagtgggaatccaacCTAGGTCACTAgggctcaaagcccactgcactaaccatcagtGATTGTGTTAAGGAAGCCTTTTCAGAGGAGCTATAAATCAAATGAGAATAGAAATCAAAACCATAGTTTCAGACATGTTTGTAAATGGAAGAGAATGAAGAAACCAGGAGCAAAAGCAAAAGCAGCATTCAGAAAACGTAAAGagacacaggaggaggaggaggtggcaagaATAACCAAAAAACAAAGGGAGGCAAGAGGGACAGTTAAAATGATAAAGGTTCGAACTGCAGAAATACACGGTCCAATCAGTAAGGACAGCAGATAAAACTTTCTTTAGATATCTAAGTTACTTGAATCTTAACTGAAGAAATGAATAATTACAAAGCAAATACAATTACAAAAATAATgacaaaacaacagcaaaaaccTACACTAAGCACATAAAAAGCGCTACTTCCAAATCCTGCCTATGGAGTTCATAACAAGGAGGATAAGGCCCTGATGGCCAGAAGCAAATGCGGAAGCTAGAGGTCGTTAGCGCCAGACTACAACCCATATTTGCTCCCGTGGAATGCGCAGCCGACGAGCACGTCAGACTACAAGCTCGCCAGCTCTGGGTGCAATGAGCGTGTAAATGCATGCAAAAGAGGGCCtcccgcggcaaaccctatgccaactCGATGCTGGCGTTAGGGTTGTGCCAAGCCGTGGAGAGGAATAGTGAGACCTGCTGCTGGCTCTCAGTAGCCCTGGAGGTCTCCACAAAGACATGGGTGCCTGGTGAACCCCAGAACCCCCATCCTCCCAAAGCCACGAGGGCctggtggaccccagaccccccaccctcccacagaCACGAGGGCCtggtggaccccaacccccccacccttccACAGACACGCCCACCCTCCCAAAGATGCGAGGGCctggtggaccccagaccccaacccccccacccttccACAGACACGCCCACCCTCCCAAAGATGCGAGGGCCTGGTGGACTGAAGGAAAATAGAAACATCAAAATAAGACATATCAAATAATCATCCTAAGATTCATCAGAACATAAGAAggtgggggagaagagaaaaaagtggagaaagacATTGAACAGAAGAAAAGGTACAGGCAGATAACATCCTGGAATAAACAAAATTATTGACCTGATCACCCACACCAACACACttttttttcatctttattttttgatttttcaAAGAGACAGCTGTCTATTACAACAACCGCTAATATgcatttcaagaaaaaaaaacccaaagatgCCATCTCTAATAATTACAGACATCTGAAAAGGAATGCAGTTGTTCTGGAAGAAAATCAGGTAtttaaccctcccccaccccccccaaaaaagaaaaaaaaaatcttaactcTACGTTTACATGGAAGAAAAGTAGAAGCAAAGTCTCTGGACCCCTCCTGAAACATTTTCAGGGCAATTTTAAAACGGGGGGTCCACATGGAAGCAGTGCGTGCAGCAGGAACGTACAAAACGCCGGCATTTTCACGGGGAAGTGGCCAGAAAacagctaagcgctattctatgagGACGCATAGAAGTGGCATAGCCCCAGATTTTATATCATGCCACCAAAATTGTGCAGACAAATCCGGCCGTATCCTAggtttgtgcgtgcaatttatgtttaaatcttttttattagcaGAAATATAACAACAATTCAATTCGGTATACAATATAATAATTCCTACCAGTGACTAAGAATCATTAAACAGTTTtaatttttctccccctccctcccccctgctgccCAGCTTACATCCCGTATCAATTCTATATTTGCCAAACATTTTAAGtgataacaaaacaaaatatactgCAGAGCAAATAGAAATGCAACTTCCTCATCGTAAgctgtgcgtgcaatttaattacttaacaagccagtcagcatcAATAACTTCCActtactgggaccggtgctatttaacatatttataaacgatctggaaatcggaatcacaagtgaagtgattaagtttgcagatgacaccaaactATGCAAGgtggttaaaacacatgcggactgtgaaaaattgcaggaagacctgggcatccaaatgacatttaatgtggacacatgcaaagtacttcacattgggaagaataatctgaatcatagttatttgatgctagggtccaccttgggggtcagcacccaagaaaaagatctagttgtcgctgtagataatacgctgaaatcttctgcccagtgtgcggctgcagccaaaaaagcaaacaggatgctaggaattgttaggaaacggatggtgaataagaccaaaaatattataatgcttctgtatcacaccatggtgggacctcaccttgaatattgtgttcagttctgaccgccatatctcaataaagatatggaggaattagaaaaggttcaaagaagagcgaccaaaatgataaaggggatggaactgctctcgtatgaggaaaggctaaagaggttagggctcttcattttggaaaagagacggataaggggggatgtgattgaggtctataaaatcctgagtggtacaaagacttttaaaacaaataggaggaaatattttttcactcaaagaatagttaagctctggaactctttgctggaggatgtggtaacagtggtttgtatatctaggtttaaaacaggtttgaacaagttcctggaggaaaagtccatagtctactattgagacagatattggaaagccactgcttgccctgggattggttgccactgcttgagtttctgccaggtacttgtggcctggattagtcactgttggaaacaggatactgggctaaatggaccattggtctgacccagtatggctgtactTATGAATGATCTTGGAGGCTGAGTGTACCCTCATGCTTAAGAGCCATAAGAAACCAGTATTTagaacatttttaaaagagagaaaagctGCAGTCCAGAGACTGCTTACATTGCCATCTTGTCTCTCCTCAGCCTCCCAGATCTACCCCTCTAAATCAGAAATGTTACTAGGACTCCAGTACCAAATCTTGGCCCCTTTCCCATTTAgcctccaccccaccccttttgcCCTTTCTGTTTTTTGGGGTAGCACAGCACTGTCATCCTCCTGAACCAGCAACCTTTGGTCATCTTTGCTCCTGTTTCTTTTCCTGTGCACATATTATCCCACAGACTGCTAAAGCAGATGCTCCTTTAGTATCCGAGGAAGCAATATTCTGAGGGTGGGAGAGGCTCCAAGGAGGCAGTATTCCAAGGGCGCTCGGTGCCAATATTTTGAGggcgggagaggttctgaggtgGCAATATTCagggggcaggagaggctctgaggaggcaatattccaagaactggagaggttccgaggaGGCAATATTCCGAGGGCGGGAGAGGCTCCGAGGAGGCAGTATTCCAAGGGCAGGAGAGGTTCGTGGAGGCAATATTCagagggcaggagaggctctgagGAGACAATATTCCGAGGGCGGGAGAGGCTCCAAGGAGGCAGTATTCTGAAGGCAGGAGAAGCTCCgaggaggcaatattcagtgggcgggagaggttctgaggaggAAATATTCCGAGGGTGGGAGAGATTCCGAGGAGGCAGTATTCCGAGGGCGGGAGAGGCTCCAAGGAGGCAATATTCAGAGGGCTGGAGAGGTTCCAAGGAGAAAATATTCCAAGGGTGGGAGAGATTCCGAAGAGGCAGTATTCCGAGGGCGGGAGAGGCTCTGAAGAGGCAGTATTCCGAGGGCGGGAGAGGCTCCGAGGAGGCAGTATTCTGAGGGCGGGAGAGGCTCCAAGGAGGCAGTATTCCAAGGGCGATGGTACCAATATTTTGAGggcgggagaggttctgaggaggcaatattcagagggcaggagaggctctaaGGAGCCAATATTCCAAGGTAGGGAGAGGGTCCTAGGAGGCAATATTCCAAGGGTGGGAGAAGCTCCGAGGAGGCAGTATTCCGAGGGCAGGAGAGGTTCATGGAGGCAATATTCagagggcaggagaggctctgagGAGACAATATTCCGAGggcgggagaggttctgaggaggAAATATTCCGAGGGTGGGAGAGATTCCGAGGAGGCAGTATTCTGAAGGCAGGAGAAGCTCCGAGGAGGCAATATTCAGAGggcgggagaggttctgaggaggAAATATTCCGAGGGTGGGAGAGATTCCGAGGAGGCAGTATTCCGAGGGCGGGAGAGGCTCCAAGGAGGCAATATTCAGAGGGCGGGAGAGGCTCCAAGGAAGCAATATTCTGAGGGTGGGAGAGGCTCCGAGGAGGCAGTATTCCAAGGGTGATGGTGCCAATATTTTGAGggcgggagaggttctgaggaggcaatattctgagggcaggagaggctctaaGGAGCCAATATTCCAAGGTAGGGAGAGGGTCCTAGGAGAAAATATTCCAAGGGTGGGAGAGATTCCGAAGAGGCAGTATTCCGAGGGCGGGAGAGGCTCTGAAGAGGCAGTATTCCGAGGGCGGGAGAGGCTCTGAGGAGGCAGTATTCTGAGGGCTGGAGAGGCTCCAAGGAAGCAATATTCTGTGGGTGGGAGAGGCTCCGAGGAGGCAGTATTCCAAGGGTGATGGTGCCAATATTTTGAGggcgggagaggttctgaggaggcaatattcagagggcaggagaggctctaaGGAGCCAATATTCCAAGGTAGGGAGAGGGTCCTAGGAGGCAATATTCCAAGGGTGGGAGAAGCTCCGAGGAGGCAGTATTCCGAGGGCAGGAGAGGTTCATGGAGGCAATATTCAGAGGGCAGGAGAGGCTGTGAGGAGGACATTATTCCAAGGGCGGGAGAGGCTCCAATGAGGCAGTATTCCAAgggcgggagaggttccgaggagAAAATATTCCGAGGATGGGAGAGATGTCGAGGAGGCAGTATTCtgagggcaggagaggctccgaGGAGGCAGTATTCCGAGGGCGGAAGGGGCTCCGAGGAGGCAGTATTCTGAGGGCAGGAGAGGTTCGTGGAGGCAACATTCagaaggcaggagaggctctgagGAGGCAATAGTCCAAGGGCGGGAGAAGTTCCGAGAAGGCAATATTCCGAGGGCAGGAGAGGTTTGTGCTATTCAGAAGGCAGGAAAGGCTCTGAGGAGACAATAGTCGAAGGGCAGGAGAGGCCCCAAGGAGGCAGTATTCTGAGGGAGGAAAGGCTCCGAGGAGGAAATATTCCGAGGGTGGGAGAGATTCCCAGGAGGCAGTATTCCGAGGACGGGAGAGGTTCGTGGAGGCAATATTCAGAgggcgggagaggttccgaggagGAAATATTCTGAGGGTGGGAGAGATTTCGAGGAGGCAGTATTCTGAGGGCGGGAGATGCTCCAAGGAGGCAGTATTCAGAAGGCGGGAGAGGCTCTAAGGAGGCAGTATTCCGAGGGCAGGAGAGGTTCGTGGAGGCAATATTCAGAgggcgggagaggttccgaggagGAAATATTCTGAGGGTGGGAGAGATTTCGAGGAGGCAGTATTCtgagggcaggagaggctccgaGGAAGCAGTATTACGAGGGCAGGAGAGACTCCGAGGAGGCAGTATTCCGGgggcgggagaggttccgaggagGCAGTATTCCGAGGGCGGAAGGGGCTCTGAGGAGGCAGTATTCCGAGGGCAGGAGAGGTTCATGGAGGCAGTATTCCGAGGGCGGGAGAGGCTCTGAGCCTGTTATCTCTCAGTGAATATTGGCGGtacctgtacataagtacataagtattgccatactgggaaaggccaaaggtccatcgaacccagcaggGATATTTAGTGCAGGTACATGGATGGGTGGTGCAAGCGTTTTAAAAATATTCTGAATATTAACCCCAGAATGTTGCTTTTCAGAGAAGACTTGCTGTGTTCAGACATGCTGACCACTGCTTTTATCTGTCAACACTGAGCCAAAGACAAGCTGGCAAGGGATTAATTACAGCAAACGCAGAAGAGCGTCAGAAATCCACTTATAGCAAAATGCAATGTAGTATCACAACACTGAGGAGGGTCGTCTTTACCCTCAAAGTGTAGATGTTTCAAGGCCCAACAAAATCAAGTTGATGAAGTACTGGAGCACTGATGGGTGGCAAAGCTTGCGGGTCGCACCCCAGAAGGGCTTGTGCTGCTGAGTTGGGGTTGTGAGGTTATCAGGTCTTTCTTCCATATAGAAATTGTCAGATTCAGGCTTCAGTGCACTCGTGGTACA
This is a stretch of genomic DNA from Microcaecilia unicolor chromosome 6, aMicUni1.1, whole genome shotgun sequence. It encodes these proteins:
- the LOC115472588 gene encoding uncharacterized protein LOC115472588; translation: MRTGTAEEGKTETQKEEHRQLPALTSSLSCPLNIASSEPLPPSKYWHHHPWNTASSEPLPPTEYCFLGASPALRILPPQSLSRPRNTASSEPLPPSEYCLFGISPTLGIFSPRTLSLPWNIGSLEPLLPSEYCLLRTSPALKILAPSPLEYCLLGASPTLRILLPWSLSRPLNIASLEPLPPSEYCLLGISPTLGIFPPQNLSRPLNIASSELLLPSEYCLLGISPTLGIFPPQNLSRPRNIVSSEPLLPSEYCLHEPLLPSEYCLLGASPTLGILPPRTLSLPWNIGSLEPLLPSEYCLLRTSPALKILVPSPLEYCLLGASPALRILPPRSLSRPRNTASSEPLPPSEYCLFGISPTLGIFSPWNLSSPLNIASLEPLPPSEYCLLGISPTLGIFPPQNLSRPQNIGTDHPQNIASSDTKGASALAVCGIICAQEKKQEQR